A region of Streptomyces sp. TG1A-60 DNA encodes the following proteins:
- a CDS encoding DUF742 domain-containing protein, translated as MTEGGTGAPHEPPGSQWYDNEAGPLVRPYAMTGGRTEPGASTVPFDLIALVSVDPGAPRAADDTSLGPEHRTLVELCWTDTQSVAELAAGADLPVGVVRVLLGDLLELGRVTVSRPVPPARLPDERVLREVIEGLRAL; from the coding sequence ATGACCGAGGGCGGCACAGGCGCTCCACACGAACCGCCGGGCAGCCAGTGGTACGACAACGAGGCCGGGCCGCTCGTCCGCCCCTACGCGATGACGGGCGGACGCACCGAGCCCGGCGCGAGCACAGTCCCCTTCGACCTGATCGCACTGGTTTCGGTCGACCCCGGCGCACCCCGAGCCGCGGACGACACCTCGCTCGGACCGGAACACCGGACGCTCGTCGAGCTGTGCTGGACCGACACCCAGTCGGTCGCCGAACTCGCCGCGGGCGCCGACCTGCCCGTCGGCGTGGTCCGGGTACTCCTCGGCGACCTCCTGGAACTGGGCCGCGTCACCGTCAGCCGGCCCGTGCCACCCGCGCGGTTGCCGGACGAGCGCGTCCTTCGTGAAGTCATCGAGGGACTGAGGGCGCTGTAG
- a CDS encoding metal-dependent hydrolase: protein MMGPAHSLSGAAAWLGVGAAAAAAGYTMPWPVLLAGALICAGAALAPDLDHKAATISRSFGPLSRWVCEIVDKLSYAVYKATKKQGDPRRSGGHRTLTHTWLWAVLLGAGASALAIAGGRWAVLAILFAHLVLAIEGLLWRATRGSSSDVLVWLLAATSAWILAGVLDKPGNGADWLFTQPGQEYMWLGLPIVLGALVHDIGDSLTVSGCPILWPIPIGRKRWYPVGPPKAMRFRAGSWVELRVLMPVFMVLGGVGAAAALNFI from the coding sequence ATGATGGGACCAGCACACTCACTGTCGGGAGCCGCGGCCTGGCTCGGCGTAGGGGCGGCAGCAGCCGCCGCTGGGTACACGATGCCCTGGCCGGTACTCCTGGCCGGTGCGCTGATCTGCGCGGGCGCCGCGCTCGCCCCGGACCTGGACCACAAGGCGGCCACGATCTCCCGGTCCTTCGGTCCGCTGTCGCGCTGGGTGTGCGAGATCGTCGACAAGCTTTCGTACGCCGTCTACAAGGCGACGAAGAAGCAGGGCGACCCCCGTCGCTCCGGTGGACACCGCACGCTCACGCACACCTGGCTGTGGGCGGTGCTGCTCGGCGCCGGTGCCTCCGCCCTCGCGATCGCCGGTGGCCGCTGGGCGGTGCTGGCCATCCTGTTCGCGCACCTGGTGCTGGCGATCGAGGGTCTGCTGTGGCGGGCGACCCGGGGCTCGAGCAGCGATGTGCTGGTGTGGCTGCTGGCGGCGACGAGCGCCTGGATCCTCGCGGGAGTGCTGGACAAGCCGGGCAACGGGGCGGACTGGCTGTTCACACAGCCGGGCCAGGAGTACATGTGGCTCGGGCTGCCGATCGTCCTCGGCGCGCTGGTGCACGACATCGGGGACTCGCTGACCGTGTCCGGCTGCCCGATCCTGTGGCCGATACCCATCGGGCGCAAGCGCTGGTACCCCGTGGGCCCGCCGAAGGCGATGCGGTTCCGGGCCGGAAGCTGGGTGGAGCTGAGAGTACTGATGCCGGTGTTCATGGTGCTAGGGGGAGTGGGCGCCGCGGCGGCGCTGAACTTCATCTGA
- a CDS encoding DUF6397 family protein: MRTKLSTGLPRLPANGLRFFRGERESSASTVQDPYERAFPNRHRPVRADHGPPDPPAAQITARIMTADDPDEIEWLGTQTPGSPSSRPEPTDPHRGLAVKCPRRPLLTGSPTGTSRHEASHVVAARQAQHLPEGVRHPEKQRPTPRWCPESRRGLFGRLRRRHH, from the coding sequence ATGCGGACCAAGTTGTCCACAGGCCTGCCCCGACTTCCGGCGAACGGGCTACGGTTTTTCCGAGGCGAGCGCGAGAGCAGCGCGAGCACCGTCCAGGATCCCTACGAGCGAGCCTTCCCGAACCGCCATCGCCCCGTACGGGCAGACCACGGCCCACCCGACCCGCCCGCCGCTCAGATCACCGCGCGGATCATGACGGCGGACGACCCCGATGAGATCGAGTGGCTGGGGACACAGACCCCCGGCAGTCCCTCATCGAGGCCCGAGCCCACCGACCCGCACCGAGGCCTCGCCGTAAAGTGCCCGCGCCGACCGCTCCTTACCGGCAGCCCGACCGGGACCTCCCGGCACGAGGCATCCCACGTCGTGGCCGCGCGCCAGGCGCAGCACCTGCCCGAGGGCGTGCGGCATCCGGAGAAACAGCGACCGACGCCGAGGTGGTGCCCCGAATCGCGACGAGGCCTGTTCGGCCGGCTCCGGCGCAGACACCACTGA
- a CDS encoding methyltransferase domain-containing protein, giving the protein MSDDHTHVQEFFTARAADWDTRFPDDGPAYTAAVADLGLREGDRVLDAGCGTGRALTPLRAAVGPSGAVLGADLTPAMLKAAVRAGRDRDGQLLLADVAWLPLRTESLDAVFAAGLVAHLPHPTANLRELARVVRPGGTLALFHPIGRAALAARHGRKLTPDDLRAQANLGPLLAGSGWHMTSYVDEDARFLALAARVD; this is encoded by the coding sequence ATGAGCGACGACCACACACACGTCCAAGAGTTCTTCACGGCGCGGGCCGCGGACTGGGACACCCGGTTCCCCGACGACGGGCCCGCCTACACCGCCGCGGTCGCTGATCTCGGCCTGCGAGAGGGCGACCGCGTGCTCGACGCTGGATGCGGCACGGGACGGGCCCTGACGCCGCTGCGCGCCGCCGTGGGGCCCTCCGGAGCGGTACTCGGGGCGGATCTGACACCGGCCATGCTGAAGGCCGCCGTACGGGCCGGACGGGACCGCGACGGGCAGTTGCTGCTCGCCGACGTGGCCTGGCTGCCCTTGCGTACGGAATCGCTGGACGCGGTGTTCGCCGCGGGTCTCGTCGCGCACCTCCCGCACCCCACCGCGAATCTGCGGGAGTTGGCACGGGTGGTCCGGCCGGGCGGCACGCTGGCGCTCTTCCACCCGATCGGCCGGGCGGCACTCGCGGCCCGCCACGGGCGGAAGCTCACCCCGGACGACCTGCGTGCGCAGGCGAACCTCGGCCCGCTGCTGGCCGGCTCGGGCTGGCACATGACGTCGTACGTCGACGAGGACGCCCGCTTCCTCGCACTCGCGGCGCGCGTCGACTGA
- a CDS encoding DUF3516 domain-containing protein codes for MTLIDQLPRTADPDALYEAFESWAQERGLTLYPHQEEALIEVVSGANVIVSTPTGSGKSMIAAGAHFAALAQDEVTFYTAPIKALVSEKFFELCKIFGTENVGMLTGDASVNADAPVICCTAEVLASIALRDGKNADVGQVVMDEFHFYAEADRGWAWQIPILELPQAQFILMSATLGDVSMFEKDLTRRTDRPTAVVRSATRPVPLSYEYVLTPLTETLSELLATKQAPVYIVHFTQAQAVERAQALMSINMCTREEKDRIAELIGNFRFTTKFGRNLSRYVRHGIGVHHAGMLPKYRRLVEKLAQAGLLKVICGTDTLGVGVNVPIRTVLFTALAKYDGNRVRTLRAREFHQIAGRAGRAGFDTAGFVVAQAPEHVIENEKALTKAGDDPKKRRKVVRKKAPEGFVGWTDNTFEKLIASDPEPLTSRFRVTHTMLLSVIARPGNAFEAMRHLLEDNHESRKQQLRHIRRAIAIYRSLLDGGIVEKLDQPDAEGRVVRLTVDLQQDFALNQPLSTFALAAFELLDPESPSYALDMVSVVESTLDDPRQILAAQQNKARGEAVAAMKADGVEYEERMERLQDISYPKPLEELLFHAYDTYRKSHPWVGDHPLSPKSVIRDMYERAMSFTELVSFYELARTEGIVLRYLAGAYKALDHTVPDDLKSDDLEDLIAWLGEMVRQVDSSLLDEWEQLANPEEMTAEEAQEKADQVKPVTSNARAFRVLVRNAMFRRVELAALDQVDQLGEMDGESGWDADRWGEVMDRYWDEYDELSTGPDARGPRLLMIEEEPQNGLWRVRQTFADPNGDHDWGISAEIDLAASDADGRAVVKVTAVGQL; via the coding sequence GTGACCCTCATCGATCAGCTGCCGCGGACCGCCGACCCTGACGCCCTCTACGAAGCCTTCGAGTCGTGGGCCCAGGAGCGCGGCCTCACCCTCTATCCCCACCAGGAGGAGGCGCTCATCGAGGTGGTCTCCGGCGCGAACGTGATCGTGTCGACGCCCACCGGTTCCGGCAAGAGCATGATCGCCGCGGGCGCGCACTTCGCCGCCCTCGCCCAGGACGAGGTCACCTTTTACACGGCCCCGATCAAGGCACTGGTCTCGGAGAAGTTCTTCGAACTGTGCAAGATCTTCGGCACCGAGAACGTCGGCATGCTCACCGGCGACGCGTCCGTGAACGCCGACGCCCCCGTCATCTGCTGCACCGCCGAGGTGCTGGCGTCCATCGCCCTGCGCGACGGCAAGAACGCCGACGTCGGCCAGGTCGTGATGGACGAGTTCCACTTCTACGCGGAGGCCGACCGCGGCTGGGCCTGGCAGATCCCGATCCTGGAGCTGCCGCAGGCGCAGTTCATCCTGATGTCGGCGACTCTCGGCGACGTCTCGATGTTCGAGAAGGACCTCACCCGGCGCACCGACCGCCCCACCGCCGTGGTCCGCTCGGCGACCCGCCCGGTGCCGCTCTCCTACGAATACGTACTGACCCCGCTGACGGAGACGCTCTCGGAACTGCTCGCCACCAAGCAGGCTCCCGTCTACATCGTGCACTTCACGCAGGCGCAGGCCGTGGAGCGGGCGCAGGCGCTCATGAGCATCAACATGTGCACCCGGGAGGAGAAGGACCGGATCGCCGAGCTGATCGGCAACTTCCGTTTCACCACCAAGTTCGGCCGCAATCTCTCCCGGTACGTGCGGCACGGCATCGGTGTGCACCACGCCGGCATGCTGCCCAAGTACCGGCGCCTGGTGGAGAAGCTGGCCCAGGCCGGTCTGCTGAAGGTCATCTGCGGCACGGACACACTCGGTGTCGGCGTCAACGTGCCCATCCGGACAGTGCTGTTCACCGCCCTCGCCAAGTACGACGGCAACCGGGTGCGGACACTGCGGGCCCGTGAGTTCCACCAGATCGCGGGCCGCGCCGGGCGGGCCGGCTTCGACACGGCGGGCTTCGTGGTGGCGCAGGCGCCGGAGCACGTCATCGAGAACGAGAAGGCGCTCACCAAGGCCGGCGACGACCCGAAGAAGCGCCGCAAGGTGGTCCGCAAGAAGGCGCCCGAGGGGTTCGTCGGCTGGACGGACAACACCTTCGAGAAGCTCATCGCCTCCGACCCGGAACCGCTCACCTCCCGCTTCCGGGTCACCCACACCATGCTGTTGTCGGTGATCGCCCGGCCGGGCAACGCCTTCGAGGCGATGCGCCATCTGCTGGAGGACAACCACGAGTCGCGCAAGCAGCAACTGCGGCACATCCGCCGCGCGATCGCCATCTATCGTTCGCTCCTCGACGGCGGCATCGTCGAGAAGCTCGACCAGCCGGACGCCGAGGGCCGCGTCGTGCGCCTGACGGTCGATCTCCAGCAGGACTTCGCGCTCAACCAGCCGCTGTCCACCTTCGCGCTGGCCGCCTTCGAACTGCTCGACCCGGAGTCGCCGTCGTACGCCCTGGACATGGTGTCCGTCGTCGAGTCGACGCTGGACGACCCCCGGCAGATCCTCGCCGCCCAGCAGAACAAGGCGCGTGGCGAGGCCGTGGCCGCGATGAAGGCGGACGGTGTCGAGTACGAGGAGCGCATGGAGCGGCTCCAGGACATCAGTTACCCCAAGCCGCTGGAGGAGTTGCTCTTCCACGCGTACGACACGTACCGCAAGAGTCACCCCTGGGTCGGTGACCATCCGCTGTCCCCGAAGTCCGTGATCCGGGACATGTACGAACGGGCCATGTCCTTCACGGAGTTGGTGTCCTTCTACGAGCTGGCCCGCACCGAGGGCATCGTGCTGCGCTACCTGGCCGGCGCCTACAAGGCCCTCGACCACACCGTCCCCGACGACCTGAAGTCGGACGATCTGGAGGATCTGATCGCCTGGCTCGGCGAGATGGTGCGCCAGGTCGACTCCAGCCTCCTCGACGAGTGGGAGCAGCTCGCCAACCCCGAGGAGATGACCGCAGAGGAGGCCCAGGAGAAGGCCGACCAGGTCAAGCCGGTCACGTCCAACGCGCGCGCTTTCCGCGTCCTCGTCCGCAACGCGATGTTCCGCCGTGTCGAACTCGCCGCTCTCGATCAGGTGGACCAACTGGGCGAGATGGACGGCGAGTCCGGCTGGGACGCCGACCGGTGGGGCGAGGTGATGGACAGGTACTGGGACGAGTACGACGAGCTCAGCACCGGTCCCGACGCCCGTGGCCCCCGGTTGCTGATGATCGAGGAGGAGCCGCAGAACGGGCTGTGGCGCGTCCGCCAGACCTTCGCCGACCCGAACGGTGATCATGACTGGGGCATCAGCGCGGAGATCGACCTCGCGGCCTCCGACGCCGACGGACGCGCCGTCGTCAAGGTCACCGCCGTCGGTCAACTGTGA
- a CDS encoding ABC transporter ATP-binding protein, with protein sequence MIGVAPPAYDPAAPTTANTLPVGAPATVRAYVAELFRRHRRAFVLLIAVNTIAVVASMAGPYLLGALVERVSDEARELHLELTTAVFVAALVIQAVFVREVRLRGAMLGERMLADLREDFLVRSVGLPPGVLERAGTGDLLSRITTDVDRLANAMREAVPQLAIGVVWVALLLGGLAVTAPPLALTVLLALPLLVVGCRWYFRRAPSAYRSEAAGYAAVAAVLAETVDAGGTVEAHRLGTRRIDLSNRRVQEWTAWERYTLWLRSVLFPVVSLTHITVLGSVLVIGGLFVLQGWIGLGQLTTGAIIAQMLVDPVNLILRWYDELQVAEVSLARLVGVRDIEPDAGDPAVAPDGRHVHADRVRFGYRDGVDVLRKVSLEVPPGTRLALVGPSGAGKSTLGRLLAGIYAPRDGRITLGGAELSRMPAEDVRSHVALVNQEHHVFVGSLRDNLLLARTGAEDAELWAALGAVDADTWARALDEGLDTEVGSGGISLTPAQAQQIALARLVLADPHTLVLDEATSLLDPRAARHLERSLARVLDGRTVVAIAHRLHTAHDADIIAVVENGRISELGSHDQLVQADGAYAALWRSWHG encoded by the coding sequence ATGATCGGCGTGGCGCCACCGGCGTACGACCCGGCCGCCCCCACGACGGCGAACACCCTGCCCGTCGGCGCCCCGGCGACCGTACGCGCCTACGTGGCCGAACTGTTCCGCCGGCACCGCCGGGCGTTCGTCCTGCTCATCGCCGTCAACACGATCGCCGTCGTGGCCTCGATGGCGGGCCCCTATCTGCTGGGCGCACTCGTCGAGCGGGTCTCCGACGAGGCACGCGAACTCCATCTGGAACTGACGACGGCGGTGTTCGTCGCCGCCCTCGTCATCCAGGCCGTCTTCGTGCGAGAGGTGCGTCTGCGCGGCGCCATGCTCGGCGAGCGGATGCTGGCCGACCTCCGCGAGGACTTCCTCGTACGGTCGGTCGGACTGCCGCCGGGCGTTCTGGAACGCGCCGGCACCGGTGACCTGCTCTCCCGGATCACCACCGACGTCGACCGCCTCGCCAACGCCATGCGCGAGGCCGTGCCCCAGCTGGCCATCGGTGTCGTGTGGGTGGCGCTGCTCCTCGGCGGACTCGCCGTGACCGCGCCGCCGCTGGCCCTCACCGTACTGCTGGCCCTGCCGCTGCTGGTGGTCGGCTGCCGCTGGTACTTCAGGCGCGCGCCCTCCGCCTACCGCTCGGAGGCCGCCGGGTACGCCGCCGTCGCCGCCGTGCTCGCCGAGACCGTGGACGCCGGCGGCACCGTCGAGGCCCACCGCCTCGGCACCCGCCGCATCGACCTGTCGAACCGACGTGTCCAGGAATGGACCGCGTGGGAGCGGTACACGCTCTGGCTGCGGTCGGTGCTCTTCCCGGTCGTCAGCCTCACGCACATCACGGTTCTCGGCTCCGTCCTGGTCATCGGCGGGCTGTTCGTCCTGCAGGGCTGGATCGGGCTCGGCCAGCTGACCACGGGTGCGATCATCGCCCAGATGCTCGTCGACCCGGTCAACCTGATCCTGCGCTGGTACGACGAGCTGCAGGTCGCCGAGGTGTCGCTGGCGCGCCTCGTCGGTGTACGGGACATCGAGCCGGACGCAGGAGATCCCGCCGTGGCCCCGGACGGGCGGCATGTCCACGCTGACCGGGTGCGCTTCGGGTACCGCGACGGCGTCGACGTCCTGCGCAAGGTCTCCCTGGAGGTCCCGCCCGGCACCCGGCTCGCCCTCGTCGGCCCGTCCGGCGCGGGCAAGTCGACTCTGGGCAGGCTCCTCGCCGGGATCTACGCGCCGCGCGACGGCCGTATCACGCTGGGTGGCGCCGAGCTGTCCCGGATGCCCGCCGAGGACGTCCGCTCCCATGTGGCGCTGGTCAACCAGGAGCACCATGTCTTCGTCGGTTCGCTGCGCGACAACCTGCTCCTCGCCCGTACGGGTGCGGAGGACGCCGAGCTGTGGGCGGCGCTGGGCGCGGTCGACGCCGACACCTGGGCACGGGCGCTGGACGAGGGTCTGGACACCGAGGTGGGCTCCGGCGGCATCTCGCTCACCCCGGCGCAGGCCCAGCAGATCGCGCTGGCCCGCCTTGTCCTCGCCGACCCGCACACGCTGGTCCTGGACGAGGCGACCTCGCTCCTCGATCCGCGTGCGGCCCGTCATCTGGAACGCTCCCTCGCCCGCGTCCTCGACGGCCGCACCGTCGTCGCCATCGCCCACCGGCTGCACACCGCCCACGACGCCGACATCATCGCCGTCGTCGAGAACGGCCGCATCAGCGAACTGGGCAGCCACGACCAGCTCGTCCAGGCGGACGGCGCGTACGCCGCGCTGTGGAGGTCGTGGCACGGCTGA
- a CDS encoding ATP/GTP-binding protein, with product MVSEHSDVTDGDTGALALKILVAGGFGVGKTTLVGAVSEIRPLRTEELLSEVGQSVDDTDGVDQKVTTTVAMDFGRITIRSGLSLYLFGTPGQDRFWFLWDELAQGALGAVVLADTRRLQDCFPAVDYFERRRIPFVVAVNCFVGARAYGAQDVSRALDLDQGTPVVLCDARDRDSGKEVLIRLVEYAGRVHTARLLDSVG from the coding sequence ATGGTCTCCGAGCACTCCGATGTGACAGACGGCGACACGGGCGCCCTGGCACTGAAGATCCTTGTCGCCGGTGGATTCGGCGTGGGCAAAACCACCCTGGTCGGCGCGGTCAGCGAGATCAGACCGCTGCGCACCGAGGAACTCCTGAGCGAGGTGGGCCAGTCGGTGGACGACACCGACGGCGTCGACCAGAAGGTCACCACCACCGTCGCCATGGACTTCGGGCGCATCACCATCAGATCCGGACTCTCGCTCTACCTGTTCGGCACACCGGGGCAGGACCGGTTCTGGTTCCTGTGGGACGAGCTGGCACAGGGCGCGTTGGGTGCCGTCGTCCTCGCGGACACGAGGCGACTGCAGGACTGCTTCCCGGCCGTGGACTACTTCGAGCGCCGGCGCATCCCGTTCGTGGTCGCTGTCAACTGCTTCGTGGGAGCCCGCGCGTACGGTGCGCAGGACGTCTCCCGAGCCCTCGACCTGGACCAGGGCACTCCCGTGGTCCTCTGCGATGCCCGCGACCGCGACTCCGGGAAGGAAGTGCTGATACGGCTCGTCGAGTACGCCGGACGCGTGCACACCGCCCGGCTGCTCGACTCCGTCGGCTGA
- a CDS encoding roadblock/LC7 domain-containing protein yields the protein MAQNTGLGWLLDDLTERVEPVRHALVLSNDGLVTAASTGLRREDSEHLAAVSSGLHSLAKGSGRHFGAGDVRQTMIEFDDAVLFVTAAGSGSCLCVLSAAEADIGQIAYEMTLLVNRVGEHLRVDTRHPERSAAIER from the coding sequence ATGGCGCAGAACACGGGACTCGGTTGGCTGCTGGACGACCTGACCGAGCGCGTGGAACCCGTACGGCACGCCTTGGTGCTGTCCAACGACGGACTGGTCACGGCGGCCAGCACCGGCCTGCGGCGCGAGGACTCCGAACACCTCGCCGCGGTCTCGTCGGGCCTGCACAGCCTGGCCAAGGGCTCAGGACGCCACTTCGGTGCCGGCGACGTACGGCAGACGATGATCGAGTTCGACGACGCGGTGCTCTTCGTCACCGCGGCCGGGTCAGGCAGCTGTCTGTGCGTGCTCAGCGCCGCGGAGGCGGACATCGGCCAGATCGCCTACGAGATGACCCTGTTGGTGAACCGCGTCGGCGAACACCTCCGTGTGGACACCCGGCACCCCGAACGCTCGGCCGCGATAGAGCGCTGA
- a CDS encoding acyl-CoA thioesterase II: MTTNPAERLVDLLDLEQIEVNIFRGRSPQESLQRVFGGQVAGQALVAAGRTTEGDRPVHSLHAYFLRPGRPGVPIVYQVERVRDGRSFTTRRVTAVQQGRTIFNLTASFHKPEEGSFEHQLPPAREVPDPESLPTVTQEITEHLGRLPEQLERMARRQPFDIRYADRLRWTPEEVENAEPRSAVWMRAVGPLGDDPLVHTCALTYASDMTLLDAVRIPVEPLWGPRGFDMASLDHAMWFHRPFRADEWFLYDQESPIAVGGRGLARGRIYDVEGRLLVSVVQEGLFRKLGT; encoded by the coding sequence ATGACGACCAATCCCGCCGAGCGGCTCGTGGACCTGCTCGACCTGGAGCAGATCGAGGTGAACATATTCCGTGGGCGCAGCCCGCAGGAGTCCCTGCAGCGGGTCTTCGGCGGCCAGGTCGCCGGGCAGGCCCTGGTCGCGGCCGGGCGCACCACCGAGGGTGACCGGCCGGTGCACTCGCTGCACGCGTACTTTCTGCGCCCCGGTCGTCCGGGGGTGCCGATCGTGTACCAGGTCGAGCGGGTCCGTGACGGGCGGTCGTTCACCACGCGCCGGGTCACCGCCGTGCAGCAGGGCCGCACGATCTTCAATCTGACCGCCTCCTTTCACAAGCCTGAAGAGGGGAGCTTCGAGCACCAGCTGCCGCCGGCCCGCGAGGTGCCGGACCCCGAGTCGCTGCCGACGGTGACGCAGGAGATCACCGAGCACCTGGGCAGACTCCCCGAGCAGTTGGAGCGCATGGCCCGGCGTCAGCCCTTCGACATCCGGTATGCCGACCGGTTGCGCTGGACCCCCGAGGAGGTCGAGAACGCCGAGCCGCGCAGCGCGGTGTGGATGCGTGCCGTGGGTCCGCTGGGCGACGACCCGCTCGTGCACACCTGCGCGCTGACGTACGCCAGCGACATGACTCTCCTGGACGCCGTCCGCATCCCGGTCGAACCCCTTTGGGGGCCGCGTGGTTTCGACATGGCGTCGCTGGATCACGCCATGTGGTTCCACCGGCCGTTCCGCGCGGACGAGTGGTTTCTGTACGACCAGGAGTCCCCGATCGCGGTGGGGGGACGCGGTCTGGCCCGCGGCCGCATCTACGATGTGGAGGGACGTCTGCTCGTGTCGGTCGTGCAGGAGGGGCTGTTCCGGAAGCTCGGCACCTGA
- a CDS encoding DUF5709 domain-containing protein — MDRAGGWGDDVYQPDGSEIQDDAGLLDAEDTLITDGVADPLDRGWSPPERPWAVEHTGVTAAERLRGETLDQRLSEELPDTAYPDGDGIGDSQDTDGEPLDNEVGTLRSGRLVAPDEGAHEDEESGLVATDVGIDGAAASAEEAAMHIVEEEAPSG, encoded by the coding sequence GTGGACAGAGCCGGCGGATGGGGAGACGACGTCTACCAGCCAGACGGATCCGAGATCCAGGACGACGCGGGGCTGCTGGACGCCGAGGACACCCTGATCACGGACGGTGTCGCCGATCCGCTCGACCGGGGTTGGTCGCCACCGGAGCGGCCATGGGCGGTGGAGCACACCGGTGTGACCGCGGCGGAGCGCCTGCGCGGCGAGACCCTGGACCAGCGGCTCTCCGAGGAGCTCCCGGACACCGCCTACCCCGACGGGGACGGCATCGGCGACTCCCAGGACACCGACGGCGAGCCCCTGGACAACGAGGTCGGCACGCTCCGCTCCGGCCGCCTCGTCGCCCCCGACGAGGGCGCGCACGAGGACGAGGAGAGCGGGCTGGTCGCCACCGACGTGGGCATCGACGGAGCCGCCGCCTCCGCCGAGGAGGCGGCGATGCACATCGTGGAGGAGGAAGCGCCGTCCGGCTGA